The proteins below are encoded in one region of Pseudomonas putida S13.1.2:
- the iscA gene encoding iron-sulfur cluster assembly protein IscA, with product MAISMTEAAANHIRRSLEGRGKGEGIRLGVRTTGCSGLAYVLEFVDELAGEDQVFENHGVKVIIDPKSLVYLDGTELDFVKEGLNEGFKFNNPNVRGECGCGESFNV from the coding sequence ATGGCTATCAGCATGACAGAAGCCGCCGCCAACCACATTCGCCGCTCCCTTGAAGGGCGCGGCAAAGGTGAAGGCATTCGCCTGGGCGTGCGCACCACCGGTTGCTCGGGCCTGGCCTACGTGCTGGAGTTCGTCGACGAACTGGCGGGCGAAGACCAGGTGTTCGAGAACCACGGCGTGAAGGTGATCATCGATCCCAAGAGCCTGGTCTACCTCGACGGCACCGAGCTGGATTTCGTCAAGGAAGGGTTGAACGAAGGCTTCAAGTTCAACAACCCCAACGTGCGCGGTGAGTGTGGCTGCGGCGAAAGCTTCAACGTTTGA